Below is a genomic region from Mycolicibacter hiberniae.
TGGCCGCAGCGATGCAGCCCCTGGCGCACCGCGACGCCGAGCATGAGCGGCGCATCGCGCAGTGGCGGAGCGTCTGATGGCCCTGTCCCGCCTGGTCCCCGCGGCGACCGCGGAGTCGGCGGACACCGCTGCACTGCGAGCCGAAGTCCGGGCATTTGTCGCCGAACAGCTCTGCGCGGGCAGTTTCACCCCGTCGGTGGATGCCTGGCTGTGCGGTTGGGACGAAGACTTCACCTTGGCGCTGGCCGCCCGGGGCTGGTTGGGCATGACTGTGCCGAAAGAATATGGCGGACATGGGCGTTCCTTCCTGGAGCGATTCGTCGTCACCGAGGAGCTGCTGGCGGCCGGCGCGCCGGTGGCGGCGCACTGGATCGCCGATCGCCAGATCGTCCCCGCACTGCTGAGGTACGGCACCGAAGCACAGAAGCGCGAGTTCCTGCCGAAGATCACGGCCGGTGAGTGCTTCTTCGGTATCGGCATGAGCGAGCCGGACTCCGGTTCGGATCTCGCCAGCGTGCGGACCCGTGCGGTTGCGACCGACGGCGGTTGGAGCTTGGCCGGCACAAAGGTCTGGACGTCGGGAGCACACCGTGCCCACGCGTTCATCGTGCTCGCTCGCACCGCGCCGGTCGATCCCGCTCACCGGCACGCCGGACTCAGCCAGTTCATCGTGCGGTTCACCGACCCCGGCGTCGAAGTACGGCCCATCATCTCGATGAACGGCGGCCACCACTTCAACGAAGTCATCCTCGATGACGCATTCGTACCCGACACCATGGTGTTCGGTGCTATCGGCGATGGGTGGCACCAGGTCACGTCCGAACTCGCCTTCGAGCGAAGCGGGCCCGAGCGACTGCTCTCCACCTTCCCGCTGCTGGCCGCTTCCGCGGAGAGTATGGCCGGCCAGGCGATCGGCCGCGATGCCGATCTGGGTCGTCTGGTGGCCAGGGTCGCGGGGCTGCACCGGATGTCCACCGCTGTGGCCGGTGCCCTGGAACGGCGTGAGCCCGCCGACGTCGCGGCCGCTGTGGTCAAGGTGCTCGGCACGACTACCGAAGGCGACATCGCCGATTTCGCCGACCTGTACGCCGGCGACGACTCGACCATCGGATCCCGGTACCGCGAGCTGCTCGGGTCCGCGGTGGATCAACGCCCCGGCTTCACGCTGCGTGGCGGCACGAACGAGGTACTGCGCGGCGTGATCGCGCGCGGATTGGGACTGCGATGACCAACACTCAAGCCACGGACGCCACCGTCGACCTCGAGCTGGTCAAGATGATCGATGCCGTGCTGGCGGAACACCGAGCAACCCGGCCTCGCAGCGCACCGATCACTCGCGACATCGAATTATGGTCGCGCCTGGATCAATTGGGACTGGTCCGACTGTCGGGTTCGGAACGGTCCGGCGGAAGCGGTGCAGGCTGGCACGAAGCGGCCGAGCTGATCAGCGCGGCGGTCCGCCACGGCGTACGAGCTCCGTTGGCCGAACATGACGTGTTGGCCTGCTGGCTGCTCGAAGCCGTCGGCGCACCGGTCGACGAGGTCGCACGCACCGTCTGCATCCTCGACGTGGCCGGCACCGCAACGGCGGTGCCGTGGGCCTCGACGGCTGACCGGATCGTGGTCGTCTGGCCGGACGGAGCGGACTACCTGATGGCTGACGTGGATCGCACGGACCTGCGAATCACGCCGGGCGCCAACCTTATCGGAGAGCCCCGCGACACCGTCACCGCCGATATCGCTGCGCTGAGCGGGAGGGCGGTCTCCGCGGAACTGGTCACGCAGCTGCGGCGCAAATGTGCGTTGGTGCGAGCGATCCAGGTCTGCGCCGCATTGGACAGCATCCTCGAGTTGTCCGTCGAATTCGCAGCGGCACGAAATCAATTCGGCCGGCCGCTGTCGAAGTTCCAGGCGATCCAGCATCTGATCTCCGATATAGCCGCCGAAGCAGCACTCGCGCGCGCGGCCACCGAAGCTGCCCTGGCAGCGGCTGTCGCCAGCGACTGGTCGGCATCCAGCTTGGGATTCCTCGTCGCCGTGGCGCGCTCCTGCGCGGGACACGCCACCTCAGTCGCAGTCCGAAACGGACATCAGATCTTCGGCGCCATCGGTTCCACCGTCGAACATCGACTGCACGAGTACACCCGTGCCGCACTGGCCTGGCGTTCGGAGTACGGATCCGTCCGGCACTGGGACGAGGAGGTCACGCGTGCCGCACTGGTCGCCGGGGCGTCCGGTCTGTGGAGCCTGATAGCCGACTGACCCGATGTTCCACTGATCGGTTACCTCCGTGCCATCGGCCCCGGATTCCCGGTTGACTCCCAAGAGACCACCTTCGGGTTCCGCACGATCGACACCGGGAGACGACTTTCGTGAGTACTGACGCTGCTATCTCGCTGGCCGAGCTGCAAAGCTTTATCGGCCGGTTCTGGTACCACTACGATCAGGCCGACTACGCGCAGATGGGTGCAGCGTTCGCCAGCGATGCCGTCTACCTCAGCCGCAGCGACTCCGGGTCCTGCCCGTTCGAAGAATCGCTCGCCGCGGAGCTGAGCACCGCAGCGGAGATCGTTCCCTGGCTGACCGAGCACCGTCAGGCCAGCCCGTACCCGCTGCG
It encodes:
- a CDS encoding acyl-CoA dehydrogenase family protein; translated protein: MALSRLVPAATAESADTAALRAEVRAFVAEQLCAGSFTPSVDAWLCGWDEDFTLALAARGWLGMTVPKEYGGHGRSFLERFVVTEELLAAGAPVAAHWIADRQIVPALLRYGTEAQKREFLPKITAGECFFGIGMSEPDSGSDLASVRTRAVATDGGWSLAGTKVWTSGAHRAHAFIVLARTAPVDPAHRHAGLSQFIVRFTDPGVEVRPIISMNGGHHFNEVILDDAFVPDTMVFGAIGDGWHQVTSELAFERSGPERLLSTFPLLAASAESMAGQAIGRDADLGRLVARVAGLHRMSTAVAGALERREPADVAAAVVKVLGTTTEGDIADFADLYAGDDSTIGSRYRELLGSAVDQRPGFTLRGGTNEVLRGVIARGLGLR
- a CDS encoding acyl-CoA dehydrogenase family protein yields the protein MTNTQATDATVDLELVKMIDAVLAEHRATRPRSAPITRDIELWSRLDQLGLVRLSGSERSGGSGAGWHEAAELISAAVRHGVRAPLAEHDVLACWLLEAVGAPVDEVARTVCILDVAGTATAVPWASTADRIVVVWPDGADYLMADVDRTDLRITPGANLIGEPRDTVTADIAALSGRAVSAELVTQLRRKCALVRAIQVCAALDSILELSVEFAAARNQFGRPLSKFQAIQHLISDIAAEAALARAATEAALAAAVASDWSASSLGFLVAVARSCAGHATSVAVRNGHQIFGAIGSTVEHRLHEYTRAALAWRSEYGSVRHWDEEVTRAALVAGASGLWSLIAD